The following DNA comes from Bacteroidota bacterium.
GAGCAGCTGCTATTGCTAGTGGAGTCAAATTAGCAAATCCAAATTTGAGTGTATGGCAAATAACAGGTGATGGCGATTGTATGGCTATTGGAGGCAATCACTTTATTCATTTGATCAGAAGGAATATCGATATCAATGTTGTTTTATTAAATAATAAAATATACGGTTTAACAAAAGGTCAGGCTTCGCCTACTACACCAATCGGGAGTAAAACAAAAACCTCTCCTGATGGCACCATCGAACCACCATTCCGTCCTGGATTACTAACTGTAGGAGCACAAGGAACTTTCTTTGCACGATTAATTGACACTAACCCAAAAATGATTCGTGAAGCATTAATTGAAGCGGCCAATCATAAAGGAACTTCAGTTGTTGAGATATTACAAAACTGTGTGATATTTAACAATCAGGTGCATTCAATTGTTACAGCAAAAGAAACCCGGGATGACCATCAAATTTTTCTTAAACATGGTGAACCTATGTTGTTTGGTGAAAACAATTCGAAAGGAATTATTCTCAACAAAGAAAAGCTAGAGCTTGAACAAGTTGTTATTGGCGAAAATGGAATTACTGAAAAAGATATTTTGGTTCATGATGCTCAGGAATCTAATTACACCAAACAGCTTATGCTTATTCAAATGCACCCACCTGAAATGCCACTGGCTTTAGGCGTAATAAGATCTGTTGAGCAAGATACTTATAACGATTTGTTGGATGCCCAAATCGAGCATGCGATGAAAACACCAAAGTATAAAAACATGGACGACTTGCTTTTTAGTGGTGATGTTTTTGATTTGGATTAATCCATAATTAAAGTTTTAGAAAGGTCTTTCATTGAAAGGCCTTTTTTTTTATCCTTACTTTATCAGAGATGTTCTATTTTTGATTTCAGCTAAACTAAACATAAAATATGAAAACACGTAAATCACTACTGGCAATTTGCATGATCTTATTAGGAATTGCCTCATTCGCTCAACAAAAAGGGGCCATAACGGAAACCTTGATTCACGATTTTCAAAAATCAGTTCAAAATACAAATATTGAAGCACTCCAAAATGCAGTAAGCAACAATGCTATTAATAAACTTGCCATTAATCAAAGTAGCAAATCTAGTCTTGACTTTAACTTTAAGTATAAAGTAATTACGAATGGAATTAGTGATCAAAAGTCGTCTGGAAGATGTTGGTTATACACTGGTTTGAATACGTTAAAGCCCGTTATACTTGGGAATTCTAATTTAAGCTCCTTTGATTTTTCTCATACGTTTAATTTCTTTTGGGATCAGTTAGAAAAGTCAAACTTATTTCTAGAAGGAATTATTGCTACAAGAGACAAAGCTTTAAATGACAGAACTGTTGACTGGCTGTTCAAAAATCCAATAGGCGATGGTGGACAGTGGACAACGTTTGCTGATATTGTGCAAAAATATGGAGTTGTTCCACAATCGGCCATGCCTGAAACGCATAGCAGTGAAAACACAAGGCATATGTCTTCATTTATCAAACTAAAATTAAAAGAAGATGCATTGGATTTAAGAGATATGCATGCAGCAGGAAAAAATGAAGATGATATCAGAACAGCTAAGAATAATATGCTGAAAGACATATATAAAATTTTAGTAATTAATCTGGGTGAGCCTCCAACAGAATTTGACTGGAGATATAAAAATAATGAAGGCATATTAAGTGATTTCAAAACATATACGCCCAAATCATTTTATGCTGAGTTCTTTGGAGTTGATTTGGCCAACTATGTAATGTTTATGAACGATCCTACCAGAGCATATCATAAAGTATATGAGATTGAGTACGATAGAAATATGATTGAAGGCTACAACTGGAAATACATTAATTTACCTGCAGCCGATTTGAAAAAAATGGCACTTACATCATTAAAGAACAATGAAGGGATGTATTTTTCTTGCGATGTCGGCAAATTCCTTGATAGCAAAAACGGTACATTGGATGTAGATAATTACAATTACAACGCTTTGTTCGATGTTGAATTTGGCATGGATAAAAAAGAACGTATCCAAACTTATTCAAGTGGATCTTCGCATGGCATGGCTCTTATAGGGGTTGATGTAGATGAAAAAGAGAATACTACCAAATGGTTACTTGAAAACAGCTGGGGAGCTGCCAGTGGCTACAAAGGTCATTTAGTAATGACTGATGAATGGTTCAATGAATATATGTTCAGACTCGTTGTAAACAAGGAATATATTCCAGCTAAAATTCTTAAGATTTTAAAAGAGGAGGCTACATTGTTACCTCCTTGGGATCCAATGTTTGCTCCAGAGGAGTAAAAGAAATAATTTTCACCTTTTCAACCGAAGTGTTTCTGCACACAGGTGTGTGAGGAATATTTTACTCATGTTCGTTTCATAGCATTGTCTTTTAAATCCTTTTTTAGCAAAGAGCCTGTTAGCGAAAAGTAAAGACTATTCGCTATAAAACACTTACTCATTGCTGTCAGATGTCTCTCTTTGTTACACGACAAACTAGGTGAATCCTACTCCACTCCGTTTCTGTTCATTCCGACTGTATAGGAGGAATCTGTTAGCGATGAACCCGAACAATCTCCAACGAAAACGAAAACTATCAAGAACTTTTATTATTGCTAATTCAAAAAAAATGGCCATCCCAATTTCTTGAGACAGCCATCATAAAACTATGTTTTTCTCTTACAAAGCAAACATCAAATAGTACGTAGCAGCACCTGCTAAGTAACCTACTATTGCAAGCAATGAAATTTTCTTCATATACCAGATGAAGTCAATTTTTTCCATTCCCATGGCGGCAACACCCGCTGCAGAACCAATAATAAGAATAGATCCTCCTGTTCCAGCACAATACGCTAAGAACTGCCAGAATTGACCATCAACCATGAAATATTTGGCTGCATGCAAATCCTGAGGTAAAATATTTAAGATATGATGATACTGTGGAATGCTTAATTGCTGCACCATGGAAACCATTTCTTGAGTGAAACCTGGTAACATGTCAGCATTTACATTTGCTAATATTACATCTGGACTAAGAGTATGTAAGGTTGCAAGATGTGCGGTACTTAAATGAGCTACAATATCAGGATTGATATCATACATACCCATTGCTCCAGCTACTAATGGAACATTGTCAACTATGGATGATAAAAACCCAATCGCAATGTTGATTACATAAATATTTTCATGAGTAACGGTATCCAACCAACCTGCCAATAATGTAAGGTGTCCGGCAGATTGCAAGGAAGCAACAGCTAATAAAATACCTAAAAAGAACAACACAGTAGGAACATCCACACGGGTTAAAATACCTACTACAGTAAGTTTTGTTGATGTTTCTTTGTGCCTTCTTTTGTGTAATATTTCTGTTATTAGCCATAGGAAGCCTAAGCCTAATAACATACCCATATAAGGAGGTAAATGAGTAACTGTTTTAAAAACAGGTACAAAAAGTAATGAGCCTACACCAAGGGCTAAAATTAATCCACTTGTTCTTTTTGAAACATGACCTTCTTCTTCTTCATGTCCTGCTGATAAATCAGGTCTTTGAACTTCTCCTTTCATTGTGAAGGATAAAATAGCAAGTGGTGCAAGCATAGTCACTAAACTTGGAAGGAAAACATCAACAATAATTGGAAGTGTAGTCACATTCCCTTTCACCCATAACATAATGGTTGTAACATCACCAATTGGTGACCAAGCGCCTCCCGCATTTGCAGCAAGAATTACCATACTGGCAAAGAACCACCTATCGCTTTTCGCATCAATGAGTTTTCTCAATAATGCAACCATAACGATAGTTGTTGTTAGGTTATCTAAAGCAGCTGACATAAAAAATGTCAAAACGCTAATAATCCAAAGAAGTTTAACTTTTTTGACCGTTTTAATTTTATCAGTAATGATTTTAAATCCTTCGTGTTGATCAATAATTTCAACGATGGTCATAGCACCGAGTAAGAAAAACAAAATCTCAGCTATTTCACCCAAATGGTGTAATAACTCATGTTTTCCAATAAATAATTGCATAGCATGCTTTGTTCCTTCTTCTCCATGAACTCCGTGAGATGCCATAAATGCGTGCCAACTTTCATGTGCTGCTCCATAGAAACCTTCGAATGCATGAATAACTTCTTCTCCTCCAACAATAAATGCAACCCATGTTAACACACCAATTAATAGTGCTGAAGCTGCTTTGTCAATTTTTAAAGGATGCTCTAAGGCAATGGCTGTGTAGCCAAGAATGAAAATAATAATCATTAAGTAAAACCACAACATAATACTTCTTTTTAGTTTTTTAGATAAAGCGCAAAAGTAGAAAAGTATTTAAATATTGTGTTATGATTAAAAATGTTATTTGGCAATAGTGATATATATCATTCAAATATTAACATCAGGACGGTAATCCAATCACAAATACAACTAATTTTTTGTTTAAATCAGTCTTCATTTTTTTCCATATTGCAATCTGTTGAGTTGAAATGTATTGCTTTTCTGAATTCAAATCAGCACAAACAGTTAAATACAAATTAGGATTTACATGTTTTAAAATATCTTCAAACAATTTTTGAGATCGATAAGGGGTTTCAATAAAAACATGTGTGTAATTTTCAGTCAGTATATTTCTTTCTAGTTTTTTCAGACTTTTTACTAACTCATTATTATGAACAGGCAAATAGGCATGAAAGGTGAATTTCTCGGCATTGAGACCTGAACTTGCCACTGCAAATAGAATAGAGGAAGGTCCAGTAAGTGGAACCACTTGCACTTCATTTTGATGAGCTTTGAAAACAATTTCTTCTCCAGGATCAGCTACAGCAGGGTATCCAGCATCTGTAATAAGTCCCACCGAATGACCATCTAACAAAACTGTAATCATTTCAGAGATTTCAGTATCTGTAGTTCTTTTGTTCAATTCAAAAAAATTGATTCCTTGAAAAGGGGTTGA
Coding sequences within:
- a CDS encoding 2-oxoacid:ferredoxin oxidoreductase subunit beta, with translation MGEITNYIIPELTKKDFVPGNEVKWCPGCGDYTVLSSVHQILPLIGKKKEDIAFISGIGCSSRFPYYVDTYGFHTIHGRAAAIASGVKLANPNLSVWQITGDGDCMAIGGNHFIHLIRRNIDINVVLLNNKIYGLTKGQASPTTPIGSKTKTSPDGTIEPPFRPGLLTVGAQGTFFARLIDTNPKMIREALIEAANHKGTSVVEILQNCVIFNNQVHSIVTAKETRDDHQIFLKHGEPMLFGENNSKGIILNKEKLELEQVVIGENGITEKDILVHDAQESNYTKQLMLIQMHPPEMPLALGVIRSVEQDTYNDLLDAQIEHAMKTPKYKNMDDLLFSGDVFDLD
- a CDS encoding C1 family peptidase, coding for MKTRKSLLAICMILLGIASFAQQKGAITETLIHDFQKSVQNTNIEALQNAVSNNAINKLAINQSSKSSLDFNFKYKVITNGISDQKSSGRCWLYTGLNTLKPVILGNSNLSSFDFSHTFNFFWDQLEKSNLFLEGIIATRDKALNDRTVDWLFKNPIGDGGQWTTFADIVQKYGVVPQSAMPETHSSENTRHMSSFIKLKLKEDALDLRDMHAAGKNEDDIRTAKNNMLKDIYKILVINLGEPPTEFDWRYKNNEGILSDFKTYTPKSFYAEFFGVDLANYVMFMNDPTRAYHKVYEIEYDRNMIEGYNWKYINLPAADLKKMALTSLKNNEGMYFSCDVGKFLDSKNGTLDVDNYNYNALFDVEFGMDKKERIQTYSSGSSHGMALIGVDVDEKENTTKWLLENSWGAASGYKGHLVMTDEWFNEYMFRLVVNKEYIPAKILKILKEEATLLPPWDPMFAPEE
- a CDS encoding SAM-dependent methyltransferase, with amino-acid sequence MKGVLYLIPNRLSDEEVNQFMPVYNSSILHKLKYFIVENLKPARALLKSAGVSTPFQGINFFELNKRTTDTEISEMITVLLDGHSVGLITDAGYPAVADPGEEIVFKAHQNEVQVVPLTGPSSILFAVASSGLNAEKFTFHAYLPVHNNELVKSLKKLERNILTENYTHVFIETPYRSQKLFEDILKHVNPNLYLTVCADLNSEKQYISTQQIAIWKKMKTDLNKKLVVFVIGLPS